A part of Solicola gregarius genomic DNA contains:
- a CDS encoding carbohydrate ABC transporter permease, with product MTLLSSGRRSRVLPHRRVWRPWLLLAPALATLAVLLIYPLGRVVYLSTQDYGLRELNLGLSNPVGLDNYRAIFEDPLLRTALVNTVVFAVACVFLTVVLGTLVALLLVRLGTKLRAVVTTAIMVAWAMPAVTGTYVWVFIFDTPSGIVMRGLDKIGMVDPDTTNWFVDRLSFYSIATLNVVHHGFPFVAVTVLAGLMTLPGETMESARIDGANAWQRFWNITFPMLRPVFAVVTILSTIWDFKVFTQVFLMPGGDGANRDVLNLGTWSYITGISQKEYGLGSAIAVLLTLLLLLITIVYLRSMFKEDELR from the coding sequence GTGACCCTCCTGTCATCAGGGCGACGCAGCCGGGTGCTGCCACACCGGAGGGTGTGGCGGCCCTGGCTGCTCCTCGCCCCCGCGCTTGCGACGCTCGCGGTGCTGCTGATCTACCCGCTGGGGCGCGTCGTCTACCTGTCGACCCAGGACTACGGCCTGCGTGAGCTGAACCTCGGGCTCAGCAACCCCGTCGGGCTCGACAACTATCGCGCGATCTTCGAGGATCCGCTGCTTCGCACCGCACTCGTGAACACCGTTGTGTTCGCCGTTGCGTGCGTCTTCCTCACGGTCGTGCTGGGCACCCTCGTGGCGCTGTTGCTGGTGCGCCTCGGCACCAAGCTGCGCGCGGTCGTGACGACCGCGATCATGGTCGCGTGGGCGATGCCCGCCGTGACCGGCACGTACGTGTGGGTCTTCATCTTCGACACACCGAGCGGCATCGTCATGCGCGGCCTCGACAAGATCGGCATGGTCGACCCCGATACGACGAACTGGTTCGTCGACCGCCTGTCGTTCTACTCCATCGCGACGCTCAACGTCGTGCACCACGGGTTTCCGTTCGTCGCGGTGACCGTGCTCGCCGGCCTGATGACACTGCCGGGCGAGACGATGGAGTCGGCCCGTATCGACGGGGCGAATGCGTGGCAGAGGTTCTGGAACATCACCTTCCCGATGCTGCGGCCGGTGTTCGCCGTCGTCACCATCTTGTCGACGATCTGGGACTTCAAGGTCTTCACGCAGGTGTTCCTGATGCCCGGTGGCGACGGCGCGAACCGCGACGTCTTGAACCTCGGCACGTGGTCCTACATCACCGGCATCTCGCAGAAGGAGTACGGGCTCGGCTCGGCGATCGCGGTGCTGCTGACGCTGCTGTTGTTGCTGATCACCATCGTGTACCTGCGGTCGATGTTCAAGGAGGACGAGCTGCGATGA
- a CDS encoding carbohydrate ABC transporter permease: MSVESPAGLVRDDSPPSATDQRVGSRRPRKGAMNHTLGARTTTGKVLTIVALIALLAFTLLPVFMMISTAFDARSEDGSRSLIPTELTLDHFRFVLDEGGFLTYMRNSLIVGVGTVLISGALALLAAVAVSRFAFRLRTSVLVMVLVVQMVPLEALVIPMFIQARHLGLLNQLFGLTLVYVAFSLPFAIWMLRGFVAAIPIDIEEAAYVDGASWGRMFWSVLLPLVGPGLVATSIFAFITAWNEFIFATTFMNDDSKKTAAAGLRDFFGRFGDNDWGAVMAGSTLITVPVMIFFILVQRRISEGLVSGAVKG, translated from the coding sequence ATGAGTGTCGAATCGCCTGCGGGGTTGGTCCGTGACGACTCGCCGCCGTCCGCGACGGATCAGCGGGTCGGCAGCCGTCGACCACGCAAGGGCGCCATGAACCACACGCTCGGCGCGCGTACGACCACCGGCAAGGTGCTGACGATCGTGGCGCTGATCGCGTTGCTCGCGTTCACGCTGCTGCCGGTGTTCATGATGATCTCGACCGCGTTCGACGCGAGGTCCGAGGACGGCTCGCGGTCGTTGATCCCGACGGAGCTCACCCTCGATCACTTCCGGTTCGTGCTCGACGAGGGCGGCTTCCTGACGTACATGCGCAACTCCCTGATCGTGGGCGTTGGCACGGTGCTGATCTCCGGCGCGTTGGCCCTGTTGGCCGCGGTCGCCGTCTCGCGTTTCGCCTTCCGGCTGCGCACCTCGGTGCTGGTGATGGTGCTCGTCGTACAGATGGTGCCGCTCGAGGCGCTGGTCATCCCGATGTTCATCCAGGCCCGTCACCTCGGGCTGCTGAACCAGCTGTTCGGTCTGACGCTTGTGTACGTGGCGTTCTCGCTGCCCTTCGCGATCTGGATGCTGCGCGGGTTCGTCGCCGCGATACCGATCGACATCGAGGAGGCGGCGTACGTCGACGGTGCGTCGTGGGGGCGGATGTTCTGGTCGGTGCTGCTGCCGCTCGTCGGACCTGGGCTCGTCGCGACCAGCATCTTCGCGTTCATCACGGCGTGGAACGAGTTCATCTTCGCGACCACCTTCATGAACGACGATTCGAAGAAGACTGCGGCCGCCGGACTACGAGACTTCTTCGGCAGGTTCGGTGACAACGACTGGGGTGCGGTGATGGCCGGGTCGACGCTGATCACGGTCCCCGTGATGATCTTCTTCATCCTCGTACAGCGACGGATCTCCGAAGGTCTCGTCTCCGGCGCGGTCAAGGGATGA
- a CDS encoding glycoside hydrolase family 3 N-terminal domain-containing protein, producing MKQNDPGVRRLVNAVLVPGFVGTTVPAWLARELEDGLGGVCWFAHNVETRDATRDLADAIHRLGEHALIWCDEEGGAVSRLDAQSGSPWPGHAALGQLDDVHATRSVGLGIGTSARESGIDIVLAPVVDVNSDPDNPVIGVRSFGGTPDLVARHGTAFAAGLQVAGVAACAKHFPGHGATAVDSHLEAPVVDAARDVLWQRELAPFVAAVESGVRCLLTAHVVFPAVDSELATMSSTWMRMLREDLGFDGVVGTDALDMKAISAGVGRGEGAVRALAAGVDAACIGNPAFPETYDDAEIFEHVRAAVLGAVDDGRLGMARLEEAAGRLAELAAWTRRTEAFPEAPQDGLDIARRSLAVDGDVAVTGAPLVLMHQAGSMAAGDVRFPLARFLGAERDGTAYETVRSGADAVGAMKRHPGQAVVVVTDGLAGGGVVEAVRSADIDAVVVHNGPVGTARDLAAPLIRTWGGGAASARAAAEYLLAEQLLGGRNG from the coding sequence ATGAAACAGAACGATCCCGGCGTACGCCGGCTGGTCAACGCCGTGCTCGTACCCGGCTTCGTCGGTACGACGGTGCCCGCTTGGCTCGCCCGCGAGCTCGAGGACGGGCTCGGCGGTGTGTGCTGGTTCGCGCACAACGTCGAAACCAGAGATGCGACCCGCGACCTCGCGGACGCCATCCATCGGCTCGGAGAACACGCCCTGATCTGGTGCGACGAAGAGGGCGGCGCCGTGTCGCGGCTCGATGCGCAGTCCGGCTCGCCGTGGCCGGGTCACGCCGCGCTCGGGCAGCTCGACGATGTGCACGCGACGAGGAGCGTCGGCCTCGGGATCGGTACGAGTGCTCGCGAGTCGGGCATCGACATCGTGCTCGCACCGGTCGTCGATGTGAACTCCGACCCCGACAACCCGGTGATCGGGGTGCGTTCGTTCGGGGGTACGCCCGATCTCGTCGCCAGGCACGGCACGGCATTCGCGGCCGGGCTGCAGGTTGCAGGTGTCGCGGCCTGCGCGAAGCACTTCCCCGGCCACGGTGCGACCGCCGTCGACTCGCATCTCGAGGCGCCGGTGGTCGACGCAGCACGCGATGTCCTGTGGCAGCGAGAGCTCGCGCCGTTCGTGGCCGCGGTCGAGTCGGGCGTACGGTGCCTTCTCACCGCGCATGTCGTCTTCCCGGCCGTTGACTCCGAGCTCGCCACGATGAGCAGTACGTGGATGCGAATGCTGCGTGAGGATCTCGGCTTCGATGGGGTCGTCGGCACCGATGCGCTTGATATGAAGGCGATATCCGCCGGCGTCGGACGCGGCGAGGGTGCGGTACGCGCCCTGGCCGCGGGTGTCGATGCCGCGTGCATCGGCAACCCGGCGTTCCCCGAGACCTACGACGATGCCGAGATCTTCGAGCACGTACGCGCGGCCGTCCTCGGCGCCGTCGACGACGGCAGGCTCGGCATGGCGCGGCTCGAGGAGGCCGCCGGCCGGCTCGCCGAGCTCGCCGCCTGGACTCGGCGCACGGAGGCGTTCCCCGAAGCCCCGCAGGACGGGTTGGACATCGCTCGCCGGTCGCTCGCGGTCGATGGAGACGTAGCGGTGACCGGTGCCCCGCTGGTGCTCATGCACCAGGCAGGCAGCATGGCTGCAGGTGACGTACGCTTCCCGCTCGCCCGCTTCCTCGGTGCGGAGCGCGACGGCACGGCGTACGAGACCGTGCGCTCCGGCGCCGACGCGGTCGGCGCGATGAAACGGCATCCGGGGCAAGCGGTCGTCGTCGTGACCGACGGACTCGCGGGCGGCGGTGTCGTCGAGGCGGTCCGCTCTGCCGACATCGATGCCGTGGTGGTGCACAACGGCCCGGTAGGTACGGCTCGCGATCTCGCGGCGCCGCTGATTCGTACGTGGGGTGGCGGGGCAGCGAGCGCGCGAGCCGCCGCCGAGTACCTTCTCGCAGAGCAGCTTCTCGGAGGCAGAAATGGCTGA
- the murQ gene encoding N-acetylmuramic acid 6-phosphate etherase: MAESPCVVGVDVGRSRCRVVVLQADERAEWSGRGVVPTPGPTGVRVAAAGVRTAIRHALETTGRDRVAPSAIAVGMAGVTTLDGGTVALAAAMSEQWPGARVAAATDAVTAHAGALAGAPGAVLAVGTGAIALGLASDGSVHRADGWGQWLGDDGSGTWIGREALRAVVRAQDGRGPATSLSRAAVRRFGDFSGLAAALPFESILPTRTAEFVPDVVAAADAGDDAATEILRRAADAWAESALAAARAADVDTVTCVGGLAEVPTLYELWRQGVASDLKVLPAAGSSLDGAVLIAQRDDLPHEEQVARRLSVGSSASRAEDLDVLATEGVRPALDDLDVRDAGELVDVLLDAEGKLPHVLSGARDAIAEAVGAIETAFHRGGRLLYVGAGTPGRLAALDAAECPPTFGTPPERVVAILAGGTDASTAAIEGAEDRTDDAAAALAAHDVGRDDVVVGISASGRTPFVLAALEFARTSGAATVAVVNNSDSVIAAAADVAVELLTGAEVISGSTRLTAGTAQKVTLNTLSTAAMIRLGKTYGPRMVDVVASNHKLRRRAARIVREICDVDDATAVVALEGAGWQTKTAIVALLAGVGSEEARARLAAGDGRVRSALEAEPPQ, from the coding sequence ATGGCTGAATCCCCATGTGTTGTTGGTGTCGACGTCGGAAGATCCCGCTGCAGGGTCGTCGTGCTCCAGGCCGACGAGCGTGCCGAGTGGTCCGGAAGGGGCGTGGTGCCGACACCCGGGCCGACGGGCGTCCGCGTGGCGGCGGCGGGCGTACGTACGGCGATCCGGCATGCGCTCGAGACGACCGGCCGTGACCGGGTCGCGCCGTCGGCGATCGCCGTCGGCATGGCCGGTGTGACGACGTTGGACGGCGGCACGGTCGCACTCGCCGCGGCGATGTCGGAGCAGTGGCCGGGAGCGCGAGTGGCGGCCGCTACCGACGCCGTCACCGCACACGCGGGCGCGCTCGCCGGTGCTCCGGGCGCCGTGCTGGCCGTCGGCACAGGGGCAATCGCGTTGGGACTGGCCTCCGACGGGTCCGTGCACCGCGCCGACGGGTGGGGGCAGTGGCTCGGTGACGACGGAAGCGGCACCTGGATCGGTCGGGAGGCATTGCGGGCTGTCGTACGCGCACAGGACGGGCGTGGACCGGCCACCTCGTTGAGCAGGGCGGCCGTTCGACGGTTCGGTGACTTCTCCGGGCTCGCGGCGGCCCTACCGTTCGAGTCGATCCTGCCAACGCGTACGGCCGAGTTCGTACCCGACGTGGTCGCGGCGGCAGACGCGGGCGACGACGCGGCGACGGAGATTCTGCGGCGAGCCGCCGATGCCTGGGCGGAGTCGGCACTCGCGGCCGCGCGGGCCGCGGACGTCGACACTGTGACCTGTGTCGGCGGTCTTGCCGAAGTCCCAACACTGTATGAGTTGTGGCGGCAGGGAGTCGCCTCAGACCTGAAGGTTCTACCCGCGGCGGGCTCCTCGCTCGACGGTGCGGTGCTCATCGCGCAGCGAGACGACCTGCCGCACGAGGAGCAGGTGGCACGCCGGCTCTCCGTCGGGTCATCGGCATCGAGAGCCGAGGACCTCGACGTGTTGGCGACCGAGGGCGTACGCCCCGCGCTCGACGACCTCGACGTACGTGATGCCGGCGAGCTCGTGGACGTACTCCTCGATGCGGAGGGCAAGCTGCCCCACGTACTCAGCGGTGCGCGCGATGCCATCGCCGAAGCCGTCGGTGCGATCGAGACCGCGTTCCACCGCGGCGGCCGGCTGCTGTACGTCGGTGCAGGTACGCCCGGCCGGCTCGCCGCGCTCGACGCGGCGGAATGCCCACCGACGTTCGGTACGCCCCCCGAGCGGGTCGTGGCCATCCTCGCCGGCGGCACCGACGCTTCGACGGCCGCGATCGAGGGAGCCGAGGATCGCACGGACGACGCTGCTGCCGCGCTCGCCGCCCACGATGTCGGTCGCGACGATGTCGTCGTGGGCATCTCGGCGTCCGGCCGGACGCCGTTCGTCCTTGCTGCGCTGGAGTTCGCGCGTACGTCCGGTGCAGCGACGGTCGCCGTCGTCAACAACTCCGACAGCGTGATCGCGGCCGCGGCCGATGTTGCGGTCGAGCTGCTGACCGGGGCCGAGGTGATCAGCGGGTCGACGAGGTTGACCGCCGGAACGGCGCAGAAGGTCACCCTGAACACGTTGTCGACCGCGGCGATGATCCGGCTCGGCAAGACGTACGGCCCGCGCATGGTCGACGTCGTTGCGTCGAACCACAAGCTCCGTCGCCGCGCCGCGCGGATCGTGCGCGAGATCTGCGACGTCGACGACGCGACTGCTGTTGTGGCGCTCGAGGGTGCAGGGTGGCAGACGAAGACCGCGATCGTTGCGTTGCTTGCGGGTGTGGGGTCCGAGGAAGCGCGCGCCCGTCTCGCAGCCGGTGACGGGCGGGTCCGTTCGGCGCTCGAGGCGGAGCCGCCGCAATGA
- a CDS encoding anhydro-N-acetylmuramic acid kinase — translation MIVVAVASGTSADACDVAAVDVEWDRDTIAMRVLGTTESALPDGLSARVLAILPPARLGIEDVGRLDTDLGHAFADAATVGIRDLAGGVADLIVSPGQTAFHDVVGGECRGTLQLGQPAWVAARTGLPVVSDLRASDVASGGHGAPLASTFDALWLAGIADSAPVAALNLGGIANVSVVGAGGNLLASFDTGPANCLLDIAAAQVSGGAQTSDVDGTLALAGRVDEAFLDRLLADEYFALAPPKSTGRELFSADFLAAARAGIDISGEDLLASLTEFTARTIGDALRAYGVGEVVVSGGGLRNPALMQAIGRQVAPAPLVRAEERGIDGDAKEALLWALLGFLTWHGVPGTVRAGDRVSTGATEPRVLGRITPGAAALELPAPRNSGPRALVVR, via the coding sequence ATGATCGTCGTCGCCGTCGCGTCGGGCACGTCCGCGGATGCCTGCGACGTGGCCGCCGTCGACGTCGAGTGGGACCGCGACACGATCGCGATGCGCGTGCTCGGCACGACGGAGTCTGCCCTGCCTGACGGTCTGTCCGCGCGGGTGCTCGCGATCCTGCCGCCGGCGCGGCTCGGTATCGAGGACGTGGGCCGCCTCGACACCGACCTCGGCCATGCGTTCGCCGACGCTGCGACGGTCGGAATACGCGACCTGGCCGGCGGCGTGGCCGACCTCATTGTGTCGCCTGGACAAACGGCCTTTCACGACGTGGTCGGCGGCGAGTGTCGTGGCACGCTGCAGCTCGGACAGCCCGCCTGGGTCGCGGCGCGTACGGGTCTGCCCGTCGTGTCGGATCTGCGCGCGAGCGATGTCGCGTCCGGCGGGCACGGCGCGCCCCTTGCGAGCACATTCGACGCCTTGTGGCTGGCCGGCATCGCGGACTCCGCGCCCGTTGCCGCGCTCAATCTCGGCGGCATCGCGAACGTCTCGGTCGTTGGCGCGGGTGGCAACCTGCTCGCCTCGTTCGACACGGGACCCGCGAACTGCCTGCTCGACATCGCCGCCGCCCAGGTCAGCGGTGGCGCGCAGACCAGCGACGTCGACGGCACCCTGGCGCTCGCGGGACGGGTCGACGAGGCGTTCCTCGACCGCCTGCTCGCCGACGAGTACTTCGCGCTGGCGCCGCCGAAATCGACCGGACGCGAGCTGTTCTCGGCCGATTTTCTGGCGGCCGCTCGCGCAGGTATCGACATCAGCGGCGAGGATCTTCTCGCGTCATTGACGGAGTTCACCGCACGGACCATCGGCGACGCCTTGCGCGCGTACGGGGTCGGGGAGGTCGTCGTGTCCGGGGGAGGGCTGCGAAACCCGGCCCTGATGCAGGCGATCGGGCGGCAGGTCGCACCGGCGCCCCTCGTACGCGCCGAGGAGCGCGGAATCGACGGTGACGCGAAGGAAGCGCTCCTCTGGGCGCTACTCGGGTTCCTCACCTGGCACGGCGTACCCGGCACGGTACGAGCCGGCGACCGCGTGAGCACCGGTGCGACCGAGCCCCGCGTCCTCGGGCGCATCACGCCCGGTGCGGCCGCGCTGGAGCTGCCCGCACCGCGCAATTCCGGGCCGCGCGCACTCGTGGTGCGATGA